The following nucleotide sequence is from Euleptes europaea isolate rEulEur1 chromosome 3, rEulEur1.hap1, whole genome shotgun sequence.
ATGGGCAGCGGAGTATCCACAGGGGAGTTTTCTTTCCTCCAACGGCTCCCCTGAATGGCTtgctgagggtttggggagggggggctggtaaTTGCTATACCACTACAGCAATCGCTATACCACTATAGCAACTACCACCTTCCCCTTTAAGTCCTCTTGatatgtatactttttttttcttttttctttttttcccttttttttggatttattaaaaaaatgcaataaaaatttataaaaataaataaataaataaaagtcctCTGGTGGGCTGGTGGGGACAATGGAAGCCAGCAGgggctgatgggaagaaaatagtGCCGATGTGGGTGGTGGGCCCTTGGAAAACGCACATCTTCCCATCCAGACAGCATGATCGTGTTCTTCTGGCAGCACGGCCACTGAGGCTGGAGACAGGAAGGCCCGCCGtgcaactctagggttgccagctctgggtggggaattacctggagattttggaggtggagcctgaggagggcggggtttggggagaggagggacttcaatgccatagagtccaatggccaaagcggccattctatccaggggaactgagagaCGGGGTGGAGAGGGCCTCATCGGGGTCTCTGCCAGATTTTGGGGTCTCTgagctgcatagggttgccaacctccaggtggtggctggagatctccccctattacaactgatctccagccgacagagtcggctggagatcagttgtaatagggggagatctccagccaccacctggaggttgtaatcaaacaaCGGCTTACAGGTGCTAGTCAGgagtatggaattcaaaatatagcacaagacaattatttccaaaattaggaaaacaaacaattgcaacaCTTGCTATTAAAGACATATACAATTtgggcttatattttgtattgtaaagccttatgctagaAGTTGGGGTCTCTAGTAGACCATTTCTGATATACATCGTTTTGCTCAAGTATTGTGATCATTATAATTGCTTCTAATATATGTCTTTAATAGCAAGTGTTGGAATTGtttgttttcctaattttggaaataattgtcttgtgctatattttgaattccataccacctggaggttggcaaccctatgcacctcAGAGACCCCGAAATCTGGCAGAGACCCCGATGAGGCCctctccaccccctccctcaGTGGCCTTGTAAGAAGGTCCCATGGGTTGGAGCCCAGCTCCTTTTAGGGTCCCTCCAGCACAGAGTGTACGCTGGGCACCTGACCcctactctcccccaccccatgcaggtCACAAGCCATGGGGACCCCGCCTGAGCCCCTGAACCAGGTGTGCCGGTGCTACATCTATGCGGTCCACGGCTACTTCTTGGAGAAGATCTTTGCGGCCATGGTGGGCGAAGGCAGCCCTTTCCAGCGGGCCGGCAGCCTGGGCTCCTTCTTGGTCTACGGCCTCTGCGGCCTGACCTTGGAGCGCGTCTACCTGGGCCTGCGGAGCGAGTGCTGCCTCCTCACCCGATGCATCCTCTACATCCTGTCCATCTACTCCTGGGAGTTCGGCACGGGCGGCCTCCTGTCCTGCTTCGGCGCCTGCCCCTGGGACTACGGCGACTACAGCTACAACCTGAAGGGCCTGATCGCCCTGGAGTATTTCCTCTTCTGGTTCGTGGGCTCCCTTCTGCTGGAGAAACTGGTGATCTGCAACACGCTCCGGCTCCTGCTGGCCGAGGAGTGGAAAGCCAAGAAGAAGCCCCTGCCCAGATTTGAGCTAACGGACGactgatctttagggttgccaacctccaggtacttgctggagatctcctgctattacaaccgatctccggctgatagagatcagttcccctggagaaaatggtcactttggcaactggactctatggcattgacgtccctcccctccccaaaccccaccctcgtcaggctctgccccccaaaacctcatgctggtggagaagagagacctgggaaccctattgaTCTTGGTTGGtccaggaaggggaggaggaggcaggagatGGAGAGCAGCTTCCTCATTCTCTCAAacccatcttcttctttttcagatgGGTGTGTCTCAAAAGCACCCTTCCTTGgagggatttctttttttttttgcagcccccCTTCGTCCTTTCCTCCTGGGAAGAGCAGGAAAAAGGAACCCCTGGGAACATCTTCTTGGCTCCGTGAGTCAACCTGGCGAAACGACCCGAGATCTGAACTTGGTTGAGGGTCACAAGCCACGCCTTCCATATTCTCTTCATTTGGGTCATCTCTTTGAGCTGCATCTCCGTAATCGACAGGTCTAAACAGTTCAACAGTAATGTTTAAAAATCCCCAAGGGGAGAGGAACGTAACCTCCCTGTTCTGCCAGCCATGGATTGGTCATGGAACATGATCCTAAAAACAAGACAGACGTCCGATTGGAGGTGGAGAACTTCATTCTTTTCAGGGTTCTTTCCCAATGAATCAACTTGTGGCAAATCAGTTAATATGAATAAAATATCATTAATAAATTATTTGTTTTTAAGAGGGGGTTTATATTCCTGCTTTCCATGAACTGTACCTGGGTTGGCACCCGGGTAACTGAGGCACTGCCTTTGCCCCGGTGAACCTGCTCATAAGTTCAGatcctgctttgcaggcagaaggggcATTCTCCTAGCATCCGGAGTGCCCTGTCTCATGGTGAcccctctggctttcctgccattgGGGAAGACTCACCGATCTGTTCAACCAGCAGAGAGGCTTTGTCGCAGGTGCCTTCCACAATGCAAGGGGCAGGAACCAACCACATGTTTTCCCAGAGGGTTTTGGGCAGCAGTTGGTCTGAACTGCGTtcctgctgattttaaaaaaaaattatcctgcttGCTGGTCTTAGTTCTAATTTTTACTCTTGGAAGACGCGACTGTTTTATTGGCTTAGGATGCTTTATTGATGCTTTCCCTATTTTATgcagcacttaaaaaaaaggtagGATGATCTATTGCATTTCGCGTTATTAACTTAGTTGGAaaccacaatattttttttaaaacgcaTTAAGAACAGTCCATATCATACACTACCATCCTAtatactatgcatgggtgtgaaagctggaaaatgaagaaagttgacaggaagaaagtagattcctttgaaatgtggtgttggaagagagttttacggataccgtggactgccaaaaagacaaatcagtgagttctagatcagatcaagcctgaactgactccagaagctaaaatgatgctgtcgtactttggccacattatgagaagaccagagtctcTGGGTAAGACAATCATgtgaggaaaagttgagggcagcaggaaaaggggaagacccaacatgagatggattgcctctataaaggaagccacggcccttagtttgcaggacctgagcaaggctgttaaggatggaTTGTAGCAGGTGGGCTAGTCAGCAAGAacttaaacaagcaaacaaaaaaccctcattACAGGCCCGTCACAAAGCAGGAGGAAAACCtggagcaagggttgccaactctgggttgggaaatccctggagatttgggggtgcagcctggggagggaaggggcctcagTGTGGtatcattagggttaccagctccagactggaaaatatctggagattttttggggtggagcctgaggagggcggggcttggagaatggagggacttcaatgccatagagtccaattgccaaagcggccattttctctgttgcctggagatcagttgaaatagagggagatctccagctaccacctggaggctggcaaccctaggtattatgctgtagagctagggttgccaacctccaggtactagctgaagatctcccactattacaaaggatctccagccgataagaggtcagttcacctggagaaaatggccgctatggcaattggaccctatggcattgaagtccctcccctccccaaaccctgctctcatcaggctccaccccaaaaactccaggtatttcccaacccggagctgacaaacctatatggagcccaccctccaaagcagcagttttctccaggggaactaatctctatggtctggagataagttatgattccaggagatctccaggccacacctggaggttgacaaccctagctggagactGAGTGATGTGGGGccaccccagcccccccccccaaacttgggACAACACAAAGGGTGGGGGTGCCATTGCAGAAGACAGTAAAATCTCTTCCTGGGCTTTTGTCGCCTCCTGGTGGCAGCACAGGAAAAAGCAATAGTTGTACCTTGCCCAGAACAACTAAGTCCCATGACTTGGCCATGTGTCAGCATGAGAATCAGGTTGCTGGAGCCGCATTTTTAACGTCTGGAGATAGTTTCATCTAACCTGTGAGGCGTCCTGCCGCATGCCTCAGCTACTTTATTTCCACAGAGTCTTGCCACAATCCAAAACAGGCTGCAGCCCAAATGTGCCAGAATTTCTTCACATGCGTGAAGTATTGCCCTGGCCGGCCCCGTGTGCGTGCGTAAGCACAGGTACATGggaagggcaggggaggggagggagatattATCACAAGGAGAGGACAGAAGGTCCAGCGTCCCAGGCTGTAGGTGTGCTACATTACTCAGCCGAGCCTAGATAAA
It contains:
- the LOC130475701 gene encoding transmembrane protein 229b-like, with product MGTPPEPLNQVCRCYIYAVHGYFLEKIFAAMVGEGSPFQRAGSLGSFLVYGLCGLTLERVYLGLRSECCLLTRCILYILSIYSWEFGTGGLLSCFGACPWDYGDYSYNLKGLIALEYFLFWFVGSLLLEKLVICNTLRLLLAEEWKAKKKPLPRFELTDD